A portion of the Streptomyces sp. YPW6 genome contains these proteins:
- a CDS encoding rhomboid family intramembrane serine protease, which translates to MGDFWTTDRTADRGTTGSARALTAGLLMAGWVALLWALEGIDVATGHALDTYGISPRELSELRDVVPAAFLHSGWEHVASNSVPLLVLGFIAALAGLRRFAAVVCTIIVASGLGVWLTAPQNTITLGASGVVFGLLGYLLVRGFVDRRPWDILIGIGVAVVYGSLLWGVLPTQSGVSWQGHLFGLIGGVAAAFLFRRPPTRRGPDNLVTV; encoded by the coding sequence ATGGGCGATTTCTGGACCACCGACCGCACCGCGGACCGCGGCACCACCGGCAGCGCGCGTGCCCTGACCGCCGGGCTCCTGATGGCGGGCTGGGTGGCCCTGCTGTGGGCCCTCGAAGGGATCGACGTGGCCACGGGCCACGCGCTGGACACGTACGGCATCAGCCCGCGCGAGCTGTCCGAGCTGCGCGACGTGGTGCCCGCCGCGTTCCTGCACAGCGGCTGGGAGCATGTGGCCTCCAACAGCGTCCCGCTGCTGGTCCTCGGCTTCATAGCCGCCCTCGCGGGGCTCCGCCGGTTCGCCGCCGTCGTGTGCACGATCATCGTGGCCAGCGGCCTCGGCGTCTGGCTGACCGCCCCGCAGAACACGATCACTCTCGGCGCGTCCGGCGTGGTCTTCGGGCTGCTGGGCTATCTGCTGGTCCGCGGCTTCGTGGACCGCCGCCCCTGGGACATCCTCATAGGCATCGGCGTCGCCGTGGTCTACGGCTCGCTGCTGTGGGGCGTCCTGCCGACGCAGTCGGGCGTCAGCTGGCAGGGGCATCTGTTCGGGCTGATCGGCGGGGTGGCGGCGGCGTTCCTCTTCCGCCGCCCGCCCACGCGCCGGGGCCCGGACAACCTGGTCACGGTCTGA
- the mqnP gene encoding menaquinone biosynthesis prenyltransferase MqnP, producing MSSAAEAASVQGPAPSSGKVKAFLRLVMIEHSVFALPFAYIAALTAMFQLDGTIHWGVLLLVTLAMVGLRTFAMAANRIIDREIDARNPRTAGRELVTGAVSVRSAWTGAIVALAVFLGAAALLNPLCLVLAPVAVVPMVVYPYGKRFTNFPHAILGLAQAIGPVGAWLAVTGSWSWDAVILGLAVGIWIGGFDLIFACQDVSADRAHGVLSFPARFGIPAALWGARVCHAVTTGLLVWFGLATDAELFYWIGMVIVAVAFVYEHRVVRPHDLSRLNRAFFSVNGFIGIALFACALLDLLVRGLTP from the coding sequence GTGAGCAGTGCGGCAGAGGCGGCGTCCGTCCAGGGCCCCGCGCCCTCCAGCGGCAAGGTGAAGGCCTTCCTGCGGCTCGTGATGATCGAGCACTCGGTCTTCGCGCTGCCCTTCGCCTACATCGCCGCGCTGACCGCGATGTTCCAGCTGGACGGAACGATCCACTGGGGTGTCCTGCTGCTGGTCACGCTGGCGATGGTGGGGCTGCGGACGTTCGCGATGGCCGCCAACCGGATCATCGACCGGGAGATCGACGCCCGGAACCCGCGCACCGCGGGCCGCGAGCTGGTGACCGGCGCGGTGTCGGTGAGGTCCGCGTGGACCGGCGCGATCGTCGCGCTGGCGGTCTTCCTGGGCGCCGCCGCTCTGCTCAACCCGCTCTGCCTGGTGCTCGCGCCGGTGGCCGTCGTCCCGATGGTGGTCTACCCGTACGGCAAGCGGTTCACGAACTTCCCGCACGCCATCCTGGGGCTCGCGCAGGCCATCGGACCGGTCGGCGCCTGGCTCGCGGTGACCGGCAGCTGGTCGTGGGACGCGGTGATCCTCGGGCTCGCGGTGGGGATCTGGATCGGCGGCTTCGACCTGATCTTCGCCTGCCAGGACGTGTCCGCCGACCGGGCGCACGGGGTGCTCTCCTTCCCGGCCCGCTTCGGGATCCCGGCCGCGCTGTGGGGCGCGCGGGTCTGCCACGCGGTCACGACCGGGCTGCTGGTGTGGTTCGGCCTGGCCACGGACGCCGAGCTCTTCTACTGGATCGGCATGGTGATCGTCGCCGTGGCGTTCGTCTACGAGCACCGGGTCGTGCGGCCGCACGACCTGTCCCGGCTGAACCGGGCGTTCTTCTCGGTGAACGGCTTCATCGGCATCGCGCTGTTCGCCTGCGCGCTGCTGGACCTGCTGGTGCGGGGCCTGACCCCCTGA
- a CDS encoding menaquinone biosynthesis decarboxylase: MAYDDLRSLLRAFERDGDLKRVKVEVDPHLEVGEIVDRVNKAGGPALLFENVKGSSMPLAMNVFGTDRRLLKALGLTSYSDISDKIGGLLKPELPQGFVGVREAFGKLGSMVHVPPKKVKSGDAPVQETVLTGDDVDLDQLPALFTWPEDGGSFFNLGLTHTKHPETGVRNLGLYRLQRHDKRTIGMHWQIHKDSANHYQVAARRGERLPVAIAFGCPPAVTYASTAPLPGDIDEYLFAGFVQGKRIEMVDCKTVPLQVPAQAEVVIEGWLEPGEMLPEGPFGDHTGFYTPQEPFPALTIDCVTMRKRPLLQSIVVGRPPTEDGPLGRATERFFLPLLKIIVPDIVDYHLPEAGGFHNCAIVSIDKKYPKHAQKVMSAIWGAHMMSLTKLIVVVDADCDVHDLHEVAWRALGNTDYARDLTVAEGPVDHLDHASYQQFWGGKAGIDATKKLPTEGYTRDGGWPEMVVSDPETAAKVDRRWKEYGL, encoded by the coding sequence ATGGCTTACGACGATCTTCGCTCCCTGCTCCGGGCTTTCGAGCGCGATGGTGATCTCAAGCGCGTCAAGGTCGAGGTCGACCCCCACCTGGAGGTCGGCGAGATCGTCGACCGGGTCAACAAGGCGGGCGGCCCGGCCCTGCTGTTCGAGAACGTCAAGGGGTCCTCGATGCCCCTGGCCATGAACGTCTTCGGCACCGACCGGCGCCTGCTCAAGGCCCTCGGGCTGACGTCGTACAGCGACATCAGCGACAAGATCGGCGGTCTCCTCAAGCCGGAGCTGCCGCAGGGCTTCGTCGGCGTACGTGAGGCCTTCGGGAAGCTCGGCTCGATGGTGCACGTGCCGCCGAAGAAGGTGAAGTCCGGCGACGCGCCCGTCCAGGAGACCGTCCTGACCGGCGACGACGTCGACCTGGACCAGCTGCCCGCGCTGTTCACCTGGCCCGAGGACGGCGGCTCGTTCTTCAACCTCGGCCTCACCCACACCAAGCACCCCGAGACCGGCGTCCGGAACCTGGGCCTCTACCGGCTCCAGCGCCACGACAAGCGCACCATCGGGATGCACTGGCAGATCCACAAGGACAGCGCCAACCACTACCAGGTCGCGGCGAGGCGCGGTGAGCGGCTGCCCGTCGCCATCGCCTTCGGCTGCCCGCCGGCCGTCACGTACGCCTCCACCGCGCCGCTGCCCGGGGACATCGACGAGTACCTCTTCGCCGGGTTCGTCCAGGGCAAGCGGATCGAGATGGTCGACTGCAAGACCGTGCCGCTCCAGGTCCCCGCGCAGGCGGAGGTCGTCATCGAGGGCTGGCTGGAGCCGGGCGAGATGCTGCCGGAGGGCCCCTTCGGGGACCACACCGGCTTCTACACCCCGCAGGAACCGTTCCCCGCGCTGACCATCGACTGCGTCACCATGCGCAAGCGGCCGCTGCTCCAGTCCATCGTGGTGGGCCGGCCGCCGACCGAGGACGGGCCGCTGGGCCGGGCCACGGAGCGGTTCTTCCTGCCGCTGCTGAAGATCATCGTGCCGGACATCGTGGACTACCACCTCCCCGAGGCGGGCGGCTTCCACAACTGCGCGATCGTCTCGATCGACAAGAAGTACCCGAAGCACGCCCAGAAGGTGATGAGCGCGATCTGGGGTGCGCACATGATGTCGCTGACCAAGCTGATCGTGGTCGTCGACGCCGACTGCGACGTCCACGATCTGCACGAGGTGGCCTGGCGGGCGCTCGGCAACACCGACTACGCCCGCGACCTCACGGTCGCCGAAGGACCGGTCGACCACCTCGACCACGCCTCCTACCAGCAGTTCTGGGGCGGCAAGGCGGGCATCGACGCGACGAAGAAGCTGCCCACCGAGGGCTACACGCGGGACGGCGGCTGGCCGGAGATGGTCGTCTCCGACCCCGAGACGGCGGCGAAGGTCGACCGCCGCTGGAAGGAATACGGGCTGTGA